In Macaca fascicularis isolate 582-1 chromosome 15, T2T-MFA8v1.1, one genomic interval encodes:
- the IL11RA gene encoding interleukin-11 receptor subunit alpha isoform X7: MSSGCSGLSRVLVAVATALVSASSSCPQAWGPPGVQYGQPGRSVKLCCPGVTAGDPVSWFRDGEPRLLQGPDSGLGHELVLTQADSTDEGTYICQTLDGALGGTVTLQLGYPPARPVVSCQAADYENFSCTWSPSQISGLPTRYLTSYRKKTVLGADSQRRSPSTGPWPCPQDPLGAARCVVHGAEFWSQYRINVTEVNPLGASTRLLDVSLQSILRPDPPQGLRVESVPGFPRRLRASWTYPASWPRQPHFLLKFRLQYRPAQHPAWSTVRPGVEPAGLEEMITDAVAGLPHAVRVSARDFLDAGTWSTWSPEAWGTPSTGTVPKEVPAWGQLHMQPEVEPQVDSPAPPSPSLQPHPRLLDHRDSVEQVAVLASLGILSFLGLMAGALALGLWLRMRRGGKDGSPKPGFLAPVIPVDRRPGVLDQCWVPSLIPNVPGPTARSTPLSSAC, from the exons ATGAGCAGCGGCTGCTCAGGGCTGAGCAGGGTCCTGGTGGCCGTGGCTACAGCCCTGGtgtctgcctcctcctcctgcccccaggcCTGGGGCCCCCCAG GGGTCCAGTATGGGCAGCCCGGCAGGTCCGTGAAGCTGTGTTGTCCTGGAGTGACTGCTGG GGACCCAGTGTCCTGGTTTCGGGACGGGGAGCCAAGGCTGCTCCAGGGACCTGACTCTGGGCTAGGGCATGAACTGGTCCTGACCCAGGCAGACAGCACTGATGAGGGCACCTACATCTGCCAGACGCTGGATGGTGCACTTGGGGGCACAGTGACCCTGCAGCTGGGCT ACCCTCCAGCCCGCCCTGTTGTCTCCTGCCAAGCAGCTGACTATGAGAACTTCTCTTGCACTTGGAGTCCCAGCCAGATCAGCGGTTTACCCACCCGCTACCTCACCTCCTACAG GAAGAAGACAGTTCTAGGAGCTGATAGCCAGAG GAGGAGTCCATCCACAGGGCCCTGGCCATGCCCACAGGATCCCTTAGGTGCTGCCCGCTGTGTTGTCCACGGGGCTGAGTTCTGGAGCCAGTACCGGATTAATGTGACTGAGGTGAACCCACTGGGCGCCAGCACACGCCTGCTGGATGTGAGCTTGCAGAGCATCT TGCGCCCTGACCCACCCCAGGGCCTGCGGGTAGAGTCGGTACCAGGTTTCCCCCGACGCCTGCGAGCCAGCTGGACATACCCTGCCTCCTGGCCGCGCCAGCCCCATTTCCTGCTCAAGTTCCGTTTGCAGTACCGTCCGGCACAGCATCCAGCCTGGTCCACGGTGAGGCCTGGA GTGGAGCCAGCTGGACTGGAGGAGATGATCACAGATGCTGTGGCTGGGCTGCCCCATGCCGTACGAGTCAGTGCCCGGGACTTTCTGGATGCTGGCACCTGGAGCACCTGGAGCCCGGAGGCCTGGGGAACTCCGAGCACTG GGACCGTACCAAAGGAGGTACCAGCTTGGGGCCAGCTACACATGCAGCCAGAGGTGGAGCCTCAGGTGGACAGCCCTGCTCCTCCAAGCCCCTCCCTCCAACCACACCCTCGGCTACTTG ATCACAGGGACTCTGTGGAGCAGGTAGCTGTGCTGGCGTCTTTGGGAATCCTTTCTTTCCTGGGACTGATGGCTGGAGCCCTGGCACTGGGGCTCTG GCTGAGGATGAGACGGGGCGGGAAGGATGGATCCCCAAAGCCTGGGTTCTTGGCCCCAGTGATTCCAGTGGACAGGCGTCCAG GTGTCTTGGATCAGTGCTGGGTCCCCTCCCTCATTCCTAATGTGCCTGGGCCCACAGCTAGGTCCACTCCCTTATCTTCAGCGTGTTGA
- the IL11RA gene encoding interleukin-11 receptor subunit alpha isoform X8, producing the protein MSSGCSGLSRVLVAVATALVSASSSCPQAWGPPGVQYGQPGRSVKLCCPGVTAGDPVSWFRDGEPRLLQGPDSGLGHELVLTQADSTDEGTYICQTLDGALGGTVTLQLGYPPARPVVSCQAADYENFSCTWSPSQISGLPTRYLTSYRKKTVLGADSQRRSPSTGPWPCPQDPLGAARCVVHGAEFWSQYRINVTEVNPLGASTRLLDVSLQSILRPDPPQGLRVESVPGFPRRLRASWTYPASWPRQPHFLLKFRLQYRPAQHPAWSTVEPAGLEEMITDAVAGLPHAVRVSARDFLDAGTWSTWSPEAWGTPSTGTVPKEVPAWGQLHMQPEVEPQVDSPAPPSPSLQPHPRLLDHRDSVEQVAVLASLGILSFLGLMAGALALGLWLRMRRGGKDGSPKPGFLAPVIPVDRRPGVLDQCWVPSLIPNVPGPTARSTPLSSAC; encoded by the exons ATGAGCAGCGGCTGCTCAGGGCTGAGCAGGGTCCTGGTGGCCGTGGCTACAGCCCTGGtgtctgcctcctcctcctgcccccaggcCTGGGGCCCCCCAG GGGTCCAGTATGGGCAGCCCGGCAGGTCCGTGAAGCTGTGTTGTCCTGGAGTGACTGCTGG GGACCCAGTGTCCTGGTTTCGGGACGGGGAGCCAAGGCTGCTCCAGGGACCTGACTCTGGGCTAGGGCATGAACTGGTCCTGACCCAGGCAGACAGCACTGATGAGGGCACCTACATCTGCCAGACGCTGGATGGTGCACTTGGGGGCACAGTGACCCTGCAGCTGGGCT ACCCTCCAGCCCGCCCTGTTGTCTCCTGCCAAGCAGCTGACTATGAGAACTTCTCTTGCACTTGGAGTCCCAGCCAGATCAGCGGTTTACCCACCCGCTACCTCACCTCCTACAG GAAGAAGACAGTTCTAGGAGCTGATAGCCAGAG GAGGAGTCCATCCACAGGGCCCTGGCCATGCCCACAGGATCCCTTAGGTGCTGCCCGCTGTGTTGTCCACGGGGCTGAGTTCTGGAGCCAGTACCGGATTAATGTGACTGAGGTGAACCCACTGGGCGCCAGCACACGCCTGCTGGATGTGAGCTTGCAGAGCATCT TGCGCCCTGACCCACCCCAGGGCCTGCGGGTAGAGTCGGTACCAGGTTTCCCCCGACGCCTGCGAGCCAGCTGGACATACCCTGCCTCCTGGCCGCGCCAGCCCCATTTCCTGCTCAAGTTCCGTTTGCAGTACCGTCCGGCACAGCATCCAGCCTGGTCCACG GTGGAGCCAGCTGGACTGGAGGAGATGATCACAGATGCTGTGGCTGGGCTGCCCCATGCCGTACGAGTCAGTGCCCGGGACTTTCTGGATGCTGGCACCTGGAGCACCTGGAGCCCGGAGGCCTGGGGAACTCCGAGCACTG GGACCGTACCAAAGGAGGTACCAGCTTGGGGCCAGCTACACATGCAGCCAGAGGTGGAGCCTCAGGTGGACAGCCCTGCTCCTCCAAGCCCCTCCCTCCAACCACACCCTCGGCTACTTG ATCACAGGGACTCTGTGGAGCAGGTAGCTGTGCTGGCGTCTTTGGGAATCCTTTCTTTCCTGGGACTGATGGCTGGAGCCCTGGCACTGGGGCTCTG GCTGAGGATGAGACGGGGCGGGAAGGATGGATCCCCAAAGCCTGGGTTCTTGGCCCCAGTGATTCCAGTGGACAGGCGTCCAG GTGTCTTGGATCAGTGCTGGGTCCCCTCCCTCATTCCTAATGTGCCTGGGCCCACAGCTAGGTCCACTCCCTTATCTTCAGCGTGTTGA
- the IL11RA gene encoding interleukin-11 receptor subunit alpha isoform X4 yields MSSGCSGLSRVLVAVATALVSASSSCPQAWGPPGVQYGQPGRSVKLCCPGVTAGDPVSWFRDGEPRLLQGPDSGLGHELVLTQADSTDEGTYICQTLDGALGGTVTLQLGYPPARPVVSCQAADYENFSCTWSPSQISGLPTRYLTSYRCVRDWVWMPTHLDGPLPTRKKTVLGADSQRRSPSTGPWPCPQDPLGAARCVVHGAEFWSQYRINVTEVNPLGASTRLLDVSLQSILRPDPPQGLRVESVPGFPRRLRASWTYPASWPRQPHFLLKFRLQYRPAQHPAWSTVEPAGLEEMITDAVAGLPHAVRVSARDFLDAGTWSTWSPEAWGTPSTGTVPKEVPAWGQLHMQPEVEPQVDSPAPPSPSLQPHPRLLDHRDSVEQVAVLASLGILSFLGLMAGALALGLWLRMRRGGKDGSPKPGFLAPVIPVDRRPGVLDQCWVPSLIPNVPGPTARSTPLSSAC; encoded by the exons ATGAGCAGCGGCTGCTCAGGGCTGAGCAGGGTCCTGGTGGCCGTGGCTACAGCCCTGGtgtctgcctcctcctcctgcccccaggcCTGGGGCCCCCCAG GGGTCCAGTATGGGCAGCCCGGCAGGTCCGTGAAGCTGTGTTGTCCTGGAGTGACTGCTGG GGACCCAGTGTCCTGGTTTCGGGACGGGGAGCCAAGGCTGCTCCAGGGACCTGACTCTGGGCTAGGGCATGAACTGGTCCTGACCCAGGCAGACAGCACTGATGAGGGCACCTACATCTGCCAGACGCTGGATGGTGCACTTGGGGGCACAGTGACCCTGCAGCTGGGCT ACCCTCCAGCCCGCCCTGTTGTCTCCTGCCAAGCAGCTGACTATGAGAACTTCTCTTGCACTTGGAGTCCCAGCCAGATCAGCGGTTTACCCACCCGCTACCTCACCTCCTACAGGTGTGTGCGTGATTGGGTGTGGATGCCTACACATTTGG ACGGCCCCCTCCCCACCAGGAAGAAGACAGTTCTAGGAGCTGATAGCCAGAG GAGGAGTCCATCCACAGGGCCCTGGCCATGCCCACAGGATCCCTTAGGTGCTGCCCGCTGTGTTGTCCACGGGGCTGAGTTCTGGAGCCAGTACCGGATTAATGTGACTGAGGTGAACCCACTGGGCGCCAGCACACGCCTGCTGGATGTGAGCTTGCAGAGCATCT TGCGCCCTGACCCACCCCAGGGCCTGCGGGTAGAGTCGGTACCAGGTTTCCCCCGACGCCTGCGAGCCAGCTGGACATACCCTGCCTCCTGGCCGCGCCAGCCCCATTTCCTGCTCAAGTTCCGTTTGCAGTACCGTCCGGCACAGCATCCAGCCTGGTCCACG GTGGAGCCAGCTGGACTGGAGGAGATGATCACAGATGCTGTGGCTGGGCTGCCCCATGCCGTACGAGTCAGTGCCCGGGACTTTCTGGATGCTGGCACCTGGAGCACCTGGAGCCCGGAGGCCTGGGGAACTCCGAGCACTG GGACCGTACCAAAGGAGGTACCAGCTTGGGGCCAGCTACACATGCAGCCAGAGGTGGAGCCTCAGGTGGACAGCCCTGCTCCTCCAAGCCCCTCCCTCCAACCACACCCTCGGCTACTTG ATCACAGGGACTCTGTGGAGCAGGTAGCTGTGCTGGCGTCTTTGGGAATCCTTTCTTTCCTGGGACTGATGGCTGGAGCCCTGGCACTGGGGCTCTG GCTGAGGATGAGACGGGGCGGGAAGGATGGATCCCCAAAGCCTGGGTTCTTGGCCCCAGTGATTCCAGTGGACAGGCGTCCAG GTGTCTTGGATCAGTGCTGGGTCCCCTCCCTCATTCCTAATGTGCCTGGGCCCACAGCTAGGTCCACTCCCTTATCTTCAGCGTGTTGA
- the IL11RA gene encoding interleukin-11 receptor subunit alpha isoform X10, producing the protein MSSGCSGLSRVLVAVATALVSASSSCPQAWGPPGVQYGQPGRSVKLCCPGVTAGDPVSWFRDGEPRLLQGPDSGLGHELVLTQADSTDEGTYICQTLDGALGGTVTLQLGYPPARPVVSCQAADYENFSCTWSPSQISGLPTRYLTSYRCVRDWVWMPTHLDGPLPTRKKTVLGADSQRRSPSTGPWPCPQDPLGAARCVVHGAEFWSQYRINVTEVNPLGASTRLLDVSLQSILRPDPPQGLRVESVPGFPRRLRASWTYPASWPRQPHFLLKFRLQYRPAQHPAWSTVEPAGLEEMITDAVAGLPHAVRVSARDFLDAGTWSTWSPEAWGTPSTGTVPKEVPAWGQLHMQPEVEPQVDSPAPPSPSLQPHPRLLDHRDSVEQVAVLASLGILSFLGLMAGALALGLWLRMRRGGKDGSPKPGFLAPVIPVDRRPGAPNL; encoded by the exons ATGAGCAGCGGCTGCTCAGGGCTGAGCAGGGTCCTGGTGGCCGTGGCTACAGCCCTGGtgtctgcctcctcctcctgcccccaggcCTGGGGCCCCCCAG GGGTCCAGTATGGGCAGCCCGGCAGGTCCGTGAAGCTGTGTTGTCCTGGAGTGACTGCTGG GGACCCAGTGTCCTGGTTTCGGGACGGGGAGCCAAGGCTGCTCCAGGGACCTGACTCTGGGCTAGGGCATGAACTGGTCCTGACCCAGGCAGACAGCACTGATGAGGGCACCTACATCTGCCAGACGCTGGATGGTGCACTTGGGGGCACAGTGACCCTGCAGCTGGGCT ACCCTCCAGCCCGCCCTGTTGTCTCCTGCCAAGCAGCTGACTATGAGAACTTCTCTTGCACTTGGAGTCCCAGCCAGATCAGCGGTTTACCCACCCGCTACCTCACCTCCTACAGGTGTGTGCGTGATTGGGTGTGGATGCCTACACATTTGG ACGGCCCCCTCCCCACCAGGAAGAAGACAGTTCTAGGAGCTGATAGCCAGAG GAGGAGTCCATCCACAGGGCCCTGGCCATGCCCACAGGATCCCTTAGGTGCTGCCCGCTGTGTTGTCCACGGGGCTGAGTTCTGGAGCCAGTACCGGATTAATGTGACTGAGGTGAACCCACTGGGCGCCAGCACACGCCTGCTGGATGTGAGCTTGCAGAGCATCT TGCGCCCTGACCCACCCCAGGGCCTGCGGGTAGAGTCGGTACCAGGTTTCCCCCGACGCCTGCGAGCCAGCTGGACATACCCTGCCTCCTGGCCGCGCCAGCCCCATTTCCTGCTCAAGTTCCGTTTGCAGTACCGTCCGGCACAGCATCCAGCCTGGTCCACG GTGGAGCCAGCTGGACTGGAGGAGATGATCACAGATGCTGTGGCTGGGCTGCCCCATGCCGTACGAGTCAGTGCCCGGGACTTTCTGGATGCTGGCACCTGGAGCACCTGGAGCCCGGAGGCCTGGGGAACTCCGAGCACTG GGACCGTACCAAAGGAGGTACCAGCTTGGGGCCAGCTACACATGCAGCCAGAGGTGGAGCCTCAGGTGGACAGCCCTGCTCCTCCAAGCCCCTCCCTCCAACCACACCCTCGGCTACTTG ATCACAGGGACTCTGTGGAGCAGGTAGCTGTGCTGGCGTCTTTGGGAATCCTTTCTTTCCTGGGACTGATGGCTGGAGCCCTGGCACTGGGGCTCTG GCTGAGGATGAGACGGGGCGGGAAGGATGGATCCCCAAAGCCTGGGTTCTTGGCCCCAGTGATTCCAGTGGACAGGCGTCCAG GAGCTCCAAACCTATAG
- the IL11RA gene encoding interleukin-11 receptor subunit alpha isoform X3, which produces MSSGCSGLSRVLVAVATALVSASSSCPQAWGPPGVQYGQPGRSVKLCCPGVTAGDPVSWFRDGEPRLLQGPDSGLGHELVLTQADSTDEGTYICQTLDGALGGTVTLQLGYPPARPVVSCQAADYENFSCTWSPSQISGLPTRYLTSYRCVRDWVWMPTHLDGPLPTRKKTVLGADSQRRSPSTGPWPCPQDPLGAARCVVHGAEFWSQYRINVTEVNPLGASTRLLDVSLQSILRPDPPQGLRVESVPGFPRRLRASWTYPASWPRQPHFLLKFRLQYRPAQHPAWSTVRPGVEPAGLEEMITDAVAGLPHAVRVSARDFLDAGTWSTWSPEAWGTPSTGTVPKEVPAWGQLHMQPEVEPQVDSPAPPSPSLQPHPRLLDHRDSVEQVAVLASLGILSFLGLMAGALALGLWLRMRRGGKDGSPKPGFLAPVIPVDRRPGVLDQCWVPSLIPNVPGPTARSTPLSSAC; this is translated from the exons ATGAGCAGCGGCTGCTCAGGGCTGAGCAGGGTCCTGGTGGCCGTGGCTACAGCCCTGGtgtctgcctcctcctcctgcccccaggcCTGGGGCCCCCCAG GGGTCCAGTATGGGCAGCCCGGCAGGTCCGTGAAGCTGTGTTGTCCTGGAGTGACTGCTGG GGACCCAGTGTCCTGGTTTCGGGACGGGGAGCCAAGGCTGCTCCAGGGACCTGACTCTGGGCTAGGGCATGAACTGGTCCTGACCCAGGCAGACAGCACTGATGAGGGCACCTACATCTGCCAGACGCTGGATGGTGCACTTGGGGGCACAGTGACCCTGCAGCTGGGCT ACCCTCCAGCCCGCCCTGTTGTCTCCTGCCAAGCAGCTGACTATGAGAACTTCTCTTGCACTTGGAGTCCCAGCCAGATCAGCGGTTTACCCACCCGCTACCTCACCTCCTACAGGTGTGTGCGTGATTGGGTGTGGATGCCTACACATTTGG ACGGCCCCCTCCCCACCAGGAAGAAGACAGTTCTAGGAGCTGATAGCCAGAG GAGGAGTCCATCCACAGGGCCCTGGCCATGCCCACAGGATCCCTTAGGTGCTGCCCGCTGTGTTGTCCACGGGGCTGAGTTCTGGAGCCAGTACCGGATTAATGTGACTGAGGTGAACCCACTGGGCGCCAGCACACGCCTGCTGGATGTGAGCTTGCAGAGCATCT TGCGCCCTGACCCACCCCAGGGCCTGCGGGTAGAGTCGGTACCAGGTTTCCCCCGACGCCTGCGAGCCAGCTGGACATACCCTGCCTCCTGGCCGCGCCAGCCCCATTTCCTGCTCAAGTTCCGTTTGCAGTACCGTCCGGCACAGCATCCAGCCTGGTCCACGGTGAGGCCTGGA GTGGAGCCAGCTGGACTGGAGGAGATGATCACAGATGCTGTGGCTGGGCTGCCCCATGCCGTACGAGTCAGTGCCCGGGACTTTCTGGATGCTGGCACCTGGAGCACCTGGAGCCCGGAGGCCTGGGGAACTCCGAGCACTG GGACCGTACCAAAGGAGGTACCAGCTTGGGGCCAGCTACACATGCAGCCAGAGGTGGAGCCTCAGGTGGACAGCCCTGCTCCTCCAAGCCCCTCCCTCCAACCACACCCTCGGCTACTTG ATCACAGGGACTCTGTGGAGCAGGTAGCTGTGCTGGCGTCTTTGGGAATCCTTTCTTTCCTGGGACTGATGGCTGGAGCCCTGGCACTGGGGCTCTG GCTGAGGATGAGACGGGGCGGGAAGGATGGATCCCCAAAGCCTGGGTTCTTGGCCCCAGTGATTCCAGTGGACAGGCGTCCAG GTGTCTTGGATCAGTGCTGGGTCCCCTCCCTCATTCCTAATGTGCCTGGGCCCACAGCTAGGTCCACTCCCTTATCTTCAGCGTGTTGA